In Emys orbicularis isolate rEmyOrb1 chromosome 12, rEmyOrb1.hap1, whole genome shotgun sequence, one genomic interval encodes:
- the GSS gene encoding glutathione synthetase: MTAHLAIWEDVLHNAQLIPEVAAIAVDAALLEGVLMRTKEESNSSDVVNYAPFTLLPSVVPSTIFEQAYAVQQDFNLLVDTISQNAEFLERTLASTIKVDDFTAHLFKIYKQVLKEGLAQSVFLGINRSDYMIDRGTPALKQIEINTIAASFGGLTSRTTAVHRHILNVLGKSKEALKLLDNNPCKGIALGIAKAWELYGSARAVVVVLVADPQRNIFDQRCIENELWTRNIRVIRRRFEDVFEKASLDNDRRLYMEGQEVAVVYYREGYMPENYNKQNWEARLLIERSKAVKCPDIATQLAGTKKVQQELSQPGVVERLLPSQAEAVARIRATFTGLYSLDMGEEGAKMVAMAIADPERYVLKPQREGGGNNLYGEELKQLLEKIKDSPERASYILMDRIRPQTSMNYLLRAHSPLKISECVSELGVFGVYVRHGKDMVVNKHVGHLLRTKAVEHADGGVAAGVAVLDTPYVI; encoded by the exons ATGACTGCCCACCTGGCCATATGGGAAGATGTTTTGCACAATGCGCAGCTCATTCCGGAGGTAGCTGCAATCGCTGTGGATGCAGCATTGCTTGAAGGAGTTCTGATGAGGACCAAAGAGGAATCCAATTCATCTGAT GTGGTGAATTATGCTCCCTTTACATTGCTTCCATCTGTAGTACCAAGCACCATCTTTGAACAAGCCTATGCTGTTCAACAAGATTTTAACCTACTTGTGGATACTATTAGCCAGAACGCGGAATTCCTGGAACGCACTCTTGCTAG CACCATCAAAGTGGATGACTTCACAGCTCATCTCTTTAAAATCTACAAGCAAGTTCTGAAAGAAGGGTTGGCTCAG TCAGTATTCTTAGGAATAAATCGCTCCGATTATATGATTGACCGTGGCACTCCGGCACTGAAGCAAATCGAAATAAACACCATTGCTGCCAGCTTCGGAGGCCTTACTTCAAGAACCACCGCTGTGCATCG GCACATATTGAATGTTTTGGGGAAGTCCAAGGAAGCTTTGAAGTTACTGGACAATAATCCATGCAAAGGGATTGCCTTGGGCATTGCGAAAGCTTGGGAACTCTATGGCTCAGCCAG GGCTGTGGTGGTGGTCCTGGTTGCAGACCCCCAAAGGAATATTTTTGACCAACGCTGCATAGAAAATGAGCTGTGGACCAG GAATATCCGGGTGATCCGGAGACGGTTTGAAGATGTGTTTGAAAAGGCATCTTTAGATAATGACAGGAGACTGTACAT GGAAGGCCAAGAGGTTGCGGTGGTGTATTACAGAGAAGGTTACATGCCAGAGAACTATAACAAACAG AACTGGGAGGCACGGTTGTTGATTGAAAGGTCCAAAGCAGTTAAGTGTCCTGACATTGCTACCCAACTTGCTGGGACCAAAAAAGTTCAGCAGGAGTTGAGCCAGCCAGGAGTCGTGGAGAGATTACTGCCCAGCCAGGCTGAGGCGGTTGCTCGGATAAGAGCGACGTTTACTGGCCTCTATTCCCTGGATATG GGCGAAGAAGGTGCTAAGATGGTTGCAATGGCCATTGCTGATCCAGAACGATATGTGCTAAAGCCTCAGCGGGAAGGCGGAG GGAACAATCTCTATGGGGAAGAGCTCAAGCAACTTCTGGAGAAGATTAAAGACAGCCCTGAGAGGGCCTCCTATATCCTAATGGATAGGATCAGACCTCAGACGTCGATGAATTACTTGCTCCGGGCTCACAGTCCCCTGAAAATATCAGAATGTGTCTCTGAGTTGGGGGTCTTTGGTGTCTACGTCAG GCACGGGAAGGACATGGTGGTGAATAAGCACGTTGGTCACCTCTTGCGAACCAAGGCAGTTGAGCATGCAGATGGCGGGGTGGCAGCTGGGGTGGCTGTGCTGGATACTCCCTATGTGATATGA